Proteins encoded by one window of Sphingosinicella sp. BN140058:
- a CDS encoding AAA family ATPase codes for MTDKLRQPAEEQYRAELAALAAGDDGRKPAGWALSPRSVVAYLMGGTAPDGSPVSPKFVGDRRLIETAVATLATDRALLLLGVPGTAKSWVSEHLAAAIAGDSTLVVQCTAGTDENQIRYGWNYARLLAHGPSREALVPTPLMRAMETGKLCRLEELSRMGSDVQDTLITVLSEKMMPIPELNTSVYAERGFNIIATANNRDKGVNELSSALKRRFNVVVLPLPDSAAEEVAIIVKRVGEMAANLDLPAPRNVADEVARVVSIFRELRSGSTEDGKIALKTPSGGLSTAEAIGVMVGGISEAVFFNDGLLTPDTLASNMIGAVIKDPVQDRAVLGEYLETVLKKRRGFEGYYASLTDRI; via the coding sequence ATGACCGACAAATTGCGGCAACCCGCCGAAGAACAATATCGGGCGGAACTCGCCGCATTGGCGGCCGGCGACGACGGGCGAAAGCCGGCCGGATGGGCATTGTCGCCGCGGTCCGTCGTCGCCTATCTGATGGGCGGCACCGCGCCGGACGGCAGCCCCGTCTCGCCGAAATTTGTCGGCGATCGCCGGCTGATCGAAACCGCGGTGGCGACCCTTGCGACCGATCGCGCGCTGTTGCTGCTCGGCGTTCCCGGCACCGCAAAGTCCTGGGTCTCGGAGCATCTCGCCGCCGCCATCGCCGGCGACTCGACCTTGGTCGTGCAATGCACCGCCGGGACCGACGAGAACCAGATCCGCTATGGCTGGAACTACGCCCGATTGCTCGCGCACGGCCCGAGCCGGGAGGCGCTGGTGCCGACGCCGCTGATGCGGGCGATGGAGACCGGGAAGCTCTGCCGCCTCGAGGAATTGAGCCGGATGGGCAGCGACGTGCAGGACACGCTGATCACCGTCCTGTCCGAGAAGATGATGCCGATCCCGGAGCTTAACACCTCGGTCTATGCCGAGCGCGGCTTCAACATCATCGCCACCGCCAACAACCGCGACAAAGGCGTCAACGAACTCTCCTCGGCGCTGAAGCGCCGGTTCAACGTCGTCGTTCTGCCGCTGCCCGACAGCGCCGCCGAGGAGGTGGCGATCATCGTCAAACGGGTCGGTGAGATGGCCGCCAACCTCGATCTTCCAGCCCCAAGGAACGTCGCCGACGAAGTCGCCCGCGTGGTGTCGATCTTCCGCGAACTGCGCTCCGGTTCTACCGAGGACGGCAAGATCGCGCTGAAGACACCGTCCGGAGGCCTCTCCACCGCGGAAGCGATCGGGGTCATGGTCGGCGGCATCAGCGAGGCCGTTTTCTTCAACGACGGCCTTCTCACGCCGGATACGCTGGCGAGCAACATGATCGGGGCGGTGATCAAGGATCCGGTGCAGGACCGCGCCGTGCTCGGCGAATATCTCGAGACGGTGCTGAAGAAACGGCGCGGCTTCGAAGGCTATTATGCGTCACTGACCGACCGCATCTGA
- the kdpA gene encoding potassium-transporting ATPase subunit KdpA, which translates to MTFQGWILILAFTGTLLALAKPIGLWLFALYEGRRTPLHAILGPLERGFYRLSGIDPSAEQGWRRYAVHMLVFNLALALFTFAVLRLQGVLPGNPQALPAVGPHLAFNTAISFTANTNWQSYAGESTMSNLSQMLGLTIHNFLSAETGIALAFALFRGFARRSAGTIGNFWADLTRITLYLLLPLSIALAIFYMASGVPQTLAGSVEVSTLEGARQTIALGPVASQEAIKLLGTNGGGFFNANSAHPFENPTALTNFVQMVSILVIGLGLAFAFGKAVGDTRQGWAILAAMMILFLVGTGLTYWAEAAGNPVLHQLGVAGGNMEGKEVRFGIAASALYAVVTTAASCGAVNAMHDSFTALGDLVPLFNMQLGEVVIGGVGAGIYGFLLFAILAVFVAGLMVGRTPEYVGKKIESREVKLAVLAIAILPLIILGFTAIASVTAAGLAGPLNKGPHGFSEILYAFTSAVANNGSAFAGLTANTPFYNCLLGVAMWLGRFFIIVPMLAIAGSLAAKSYTPAGAGSFPTTGGLWVGLLVGIILILGGLTFLPSLALGPIADHLAMIRGQLF; encoded by the coding sequence ATGACATTCCAGGGCTGGATCCTGATCCTCGCCTTCACCGGCACCTTGCTGGCGCTGGCCAAGCCGATCGGGCTGTGGCTGTTCGCACTTTACGAGGGCCGCCGCACGCCCCTTCACGCAATCCTTGGCCCCCTGGAGCGCGGCTTCTACCGCCTGTCCGGGATCGATCCCTCGGCAGAGCAGGGCTGGCGCCGTTACGCCGTTCACATGCTCGTCTTCAACCTCGCGCTTGCTCTGTTCACGTTCGCGGTGCTGCGCCTGCAGGGCGTGCTGCCCGGCAACCCGCAGGCGCTGCCGGCGGTCGGTCCGCATCTCGCCTTCAACACCGCGATCAGCTTTACCGCCAACACCAATTGGCAGAGCTATGCCGGCGAATCGACGATGTCGAACCTCAGCCAGATGCTCGGCCTCACCATTCACAATTTCCTGTCGGCCGAGACGGGCATTGCGCTCGCTTTCGCCCTGTTCCGCGGCTTTGCCCGGCGCTCGGCCGGAACGATCGGCAATTTCTGGGCCGACCTTACCCGCATCACCCTCTACCTTCTGCTGCCGCTGTCGATCGCGCTCGCCATTTTCTACATGGCGAGCGGCGTGCCGCAGACGCTCGCCGGCAGCGTCGAGGTCAGCACGCTGGAAGGCGCGCGGCAGACGATCGCGCTCGGCCCGGTTGCCTCGCAGGAAGCGATCAAGTTGCTTGGCACCAATGGCGGCGGCTTTTTCAACGCCAACTCTGCGCATCCGTTCGAGAATCCGACGGCGCTCACCAATTTCGTGCAGATGGTCTCGATCCTGGTGATCGGCCTCGGCCTCGCTTTCGCCTTCGGCAAGGCGGTCGGCGACACCCGTCAGGGCTGGGCGATCCTCGCCGCGATGATGATCCTGTTCCTCGTCGGCACCGGCCTCACCTATTGGGCGGAAGCGGCGGGCAATCCCGTTCTCCACCAGCTCGGCGTCGCCGGCGGCAACATGGAAGGCAAGGAGGTACGCTTCGGCATCGCGGCGTCGGCCCTCTACGCCGTCGTCACCACCGCCGCCTCCTGCGGCGCGGTCAATGCGATGCACGACAGCTTCACCGCGCTCGGCGACCTGGTGCCCCTGTTCAACATGCAATTGGGCGAGGTCGTGATCGGCGGCGTCGGCGCCGGCATCTACGGCTTCCTGCTGTTCGCGATCCTGGCCGTGTTCGTCGCCGGGCTGATGGTCGGCCGCACGCCCGAATATGTCGGCAAGAAGATCGAATCGCGCGAGGTCAAGCTGGCGGTGCTCGCGATCGCGATCCTGCCGCTGATCATTCTCGGCTTCACCGCGATCGCCTCCGTGACTGCCGCGGGGCTTGCGGGGCCGCTCAACAAGGGTCCGCACGGCTTTTCGGAAATCCTCTACGCCTTCACCAGCGCGGTCGCCAACAACGGCTCGGCCTTCGCCGGGCTCACCGCCAACACGCCTTTCTACAATTGTCTGCTCGGCGTCGCGATGTGGCTCGGCCGCTTCTTCATCATCGTGCCGATGCTGGCGATCGCCGGCAGCCTCGCTGCGAAAAGCTATACGCCGGCCGGGGCAGGGTCCTTTCCGACCACCGGCGGCCTGTGGGTCGGCCTGCTGGTCGGGATCATCCTGATCCTGGGCGGCCTCACCTTCCTGCCGAGCCTCGCGCTCGGTCCCATCGCCGATCATCTCGCGATGATCCGCGGCCAGCTGTTCTGA
- the kdpB gene encoding potassium-transporting ATPase subunit KdpB, producing the protein MARATTNSLFTADLLLPAIGGAFRKLDPRELVRNPVMFVTACVALLLLVLLIFGSDPLATGFKLQLVVWLWLTVLFGTFAEALAEGRGKAQAASLRATKAELTARRLRDGGSEQVAAGQLRAGDLVRVTAGDLIPADGEVIDGIASVNEAAITGESAPVIREAGGDRSAVTAGTRVISDAITVRVTVDPGQGFLDRMIALVEGAERQKTPNEIALTILLVGLTIIFLIAVATIPAFASFAGGSIPVAILAALLITLIPTTIAALLSAIGIAGMDRLVRFNVLAKSGRAVEAAGDIDVLLLDKTGTITIGDRQASDFRAVAGVESSVLAEAALLASLADETPEGRSIVLLARGSFGIAQDLLPDGAEVIPFTAQTRLSGVRLGETLIEKGAVDSVLKANPEAAASAAATELRRITDEIARAGGTPLAVAKDGRLLGAILLKDVVKAGIRERFGELRAMGIRTVMITGDNPLTAAAIAAEAGVDDFLAQATPEDKLALIRKEQQEGRLVAMCGDGTNDAPALAQADVGVAMNTGTQAAREAGNMVDLDSDPTKLIEVVGLGKQLLMTRGALTTFSVANDVAKYFAIIPAMFVALYPGLGLLNVMGLASPESAILSAIIFNALIIPMLVPLALKGVAYKPMGAGPLLARNLAVYGLGGLIAPFVGIKIIDLAVNGLGLA; encoded by the coding sequence ATGGCACGCGCCACCACGAATTCCCTGTTCACCGCCGATCTTCTCCTGCCCGCGATCGGGGGCGCCTTTCGCAAGCTTGATCCGAGGGAGCTCGTCCGCAATCCGGTGATGTTCGTTACCGCCTGCGTCGCTCTGCTGCTGCTCGTCCTGCTGATCTTCGGCAGCGACCCGCTCGCCACCGGCTTCAAGCTCCAGCTGGTCGTCTGGCTGTGGCTGACCGTCCTGTTCGGTACCTTCGCCGAGGCCCTCGCCGAGGGCCGCGGCAAGGCCCAGGCGGCGAGCCTGCGCGCGACCAAGGCGGAGCTTACCGCCCGGCGCCTGCGCGACGGCGGCAGCGAGCAGGTCGCCGCCGGCCAGCTTCGCGCCGGCGACCTCGTGCGCGTCACTGCAGGCGATCTTATCCCCGCCGACGGAGAGGTGATCGACGGGATCGCCAGCGTCAACGAGGCGGCGATCACCGGCGAGAGCGCCCCCGTCATCCGCGAGGCGGGCGGCGACCGCTCCGCCGTCACGGCAGGCACGCGGGTGATTTCGGACGCGATCACGGTCCGGGTCACCGTCGATCCGGGCCAGGGCTTCCTCGACCGGATGATCGCTTTGGTCGAGGGCGCCGAGCGGCAGAAGACTCCGAACGAGATCGCGCTCACCATCCTGCTCGTCGGCCTCACCATCATCTTCCTGATCGCGGTCGCCACTATTCCCGCGTTCGCCAGTTTCGCCGGCGGCAGCATTCCGGTCGCGATCCTCGCCGCTCTGCTGATCACCCTGATCCCGACCACGATCGCGGCCTTGCTGTCGGCGATCGGCATCGCCGGCATGGACCGTCTCGTCCGCTTCAACGTGCTCGCCAAATCGGGGCGGGCGGTGGAAGCGGCCGGTGACATTGACGTGCTGCTGCTCGACAAGACCGGTACGATCACGATCGGCGACCGCCAGGCGTCGGATTTCCGCGCCGTCGCCGGCGTTGAAAGCAGCGTTCTGGCCGAGGCGGCGTTGCTCGCAAGCCTTGCCGACGAGACACCCGAGGGACGCTCGATCGTGCTGCTCGCCCGCGGAAGTTTCGGGATCGCCCAGGACCTCTTGCCGGACGGCGCCGAAGTGATCCCGTTCACCGCCCAGACCCGGCTTTCCGGAGTTCGTCTGGGCGAGACGCTGATCGAGAAGGGCGCGGTCGATTCGGTGCTCAAGGCCAATCCGGAGGCCGCGGCGAGCGCCGCCGCCACCGAACTGCGCCGGATCACCGACGAGATCGCGCGCGCCGGCGGCACCCCGCTGGCGGTGGCGAAAGACGGGCGGCTGCTCGGCGCGATCCTGCTCAAGGATGTGGTCAAGGCCGGCATCCGCGAGCGCTTCGGGGAGCTGCGGGCGATGGGCATCCGCACGGTGATGATCACCGGCGACAATCCGCTCACTGCCGCGGCGATCGCCGCCGAGGCTGGGGTCGACGATTTCCTCGCCCAGGCGACTCCGGAGGACAAATTGGCGCTGATCCGCAAGGAACAGCAGGAGGGCCGGCTGGTCGCGATGTGCGGCGACGGCACCAACGACGCACCCGCGCTCGCCCAGGCCGATGTCGGCGTGGCGATGAACACCGGCACCCAGGCCGCCCGCGAGGCCGGCAACATGGTCGATCTCGACAGCGATCCGACCAAGCTGATCGAGGTCGTCGGGCTCGGCAAGCAATTGCTGATGACTCGGGGGGCGCTCACCACCTTTTCGGTGGCGAACGACGTCGCCAAATATTTCGCGATCATCCCGGCGATGTTCGTCGCCCTCTATCCCGGGCTCGGCCTGCTCAATGTGATGGGTCTCGCCTCGCCCGAGAGCGCGATCCTGTCGGCGATCATCTTCAACGCCCTGATCATCCCGATGCTGGTGCCGCTGGCGCTGAAGGGGGTGGCCTACAAGCCGATGGGTGCCGGGCCTTTGCTCGCCCGCAATCTCGCCGTCTACGGCCTCGGCGGCCTCATCGCGCCGTTCGTCGGTATCAAGATCATCGACCTGGCCGTGAACGGCCTCGGTCTCGCCTGA
- a CDS encoding TorF family putative porin — MHIRWGAVPALVAATAGPAFAQAADPAQPFTVGGSAAILSDYRLRGVSQTDEDMAVQAGVTLAHRSGAYAGAWASNLSGWGTFGGANMELDLIGGYRRPLGANGTIDVGLTWYMYPGGADESDYAEPYVKVSGTRGPFGLTAGVAYAPPQQALGRWYESGASAAAGLYDDPGDKEDNLYLWGDGALKLAGTPLSLKAHVGRSEGNRGLGPNATSAAPTGTYWDWSLGVDAAWRNLTLNLSYVDTDIGRREAALLQPSFSRGQDGAGSIADPALVASLTASF; from the coding sequence ATGCATATCCGTTGGGGCGCCGTGCCCGCTCTTGTCGCCGCCACCGCCGGACCGGCCTTCGCGCAAGCGGCCGATCCGGCTCAGCCTTTTACCGTTGGCGGATCGGCCGCGATCCTGTCCGATTATCGCCTTCGCGGCGTCTCGCAGACCGACGAGGACATGGCCGTTCAGGCCGGGGTGACGCTCGCCCATCGAAGCGGCGCCTATGCCGGCGCCTGGGCTTCGAACCTGTCGGGCTGGGGGACGTTCGGCGGCGCCAACATGGAGCTCGATCTCATCGGCGGCTATCGGCGGCCGCTCGGTGCCAACGGCACGATCGACGTCGGCCTGACCTGGTACATGTATCCGGGCGGCGCCGACGAGAGCGATTACGCCGAACCCTATGTGAAAGTGTCGGGCACACGCGGCCCGTTCGGCCTCACCGCGGGCGTCGCTTACGCGCCGCCGCAGCAGGCGCTCGGCCGCTGGTACGAGAGCGGCGCGTCGGCGGCTGCCGGCCTCTATGACGATCCCGGCGACAAGGAGGACAATCTCTACCTGTGGGGCGACGGGGCGCTGAAGCTCGCCGGCACGCCGCTCAGCCTCAAGGCGCATGTCGGCCGCTCCGAGGGCAATCGCGGCCTCGGCCCCAATGCGACCAGTGCGGCCCCGACCGGGACCTATTGGGACTGGTCGCTCGGCGTCGACGCGGCGTGGAGGAACCTTACGCTCAACCTCTCCTACGTCGACACCGACATCGGCCGCCGGGAGGCGGCCTTGCTCCAGCCGAGCTTCAGCCGCGGCCAGGATGGAGCCGGATCGATCGCCGACCCGGCGCTCGTCGCCTCGCTCACCGCCAGCTTCTGA
- a CDS encoding DUF5691 domain-containing protein, protein MIDVTQQALGPVLTRWTTGGAATASAPDELREAILASGAEPELALLALAGQLLGALTVAEPASDLTCLPDLPRPSLPPIAEALRPLARRLLINQRHDGQWRQLLDFLATRGWTMHPGDWMPGANDEDVPDVYAGWRDWAALAGGSDAGRRSGQPLSEESWQDYGPAGRAAALHALRRSDPDAARALLVSRLAGEPADSRLRLVAVLGQRLSLDDQPLLENLLGDRAPKVKALAASLLARLGARGDAGEEAAELADFFSIETKGFLRRAKVLAPRALKTAAQRQRRHELLARIDFPSFAAALGAEPDGLLALWQWGLDEQADNGFATMIAGSASDAIVDAVCTVLSENPATHHGSLVALLPRLSPAARGAVAGRFLTARGGSFAAAAALGAGACRIDDPLRTPAGAALLGQIASEDSGTRAAAAAELHALGLVASRAAAQHALERLTRAGMLSADPTLDMVRLNAGLDDNGVTE, encoded by the coding sequence GTGATTGATGTCACCCAGCAGGCGCTCGGACCGGTGCTCACCCGGTGGACGACAGGCGGTGCGGCCACGGCCTCTGCGCCGGACGAGCTCCGCGAGGCGATCCTCGCCAGCGGTGCCGAGCCGGAGCTCGCCTTGCTGGCGCTTGCCGGCCAGTTGCTCGGGGCGCTGACCGTGGCGGAGCCGGCGTCCGACCTCACCTGTCTGCCCGATCTGCCCAGGCCTTCGCTGCCGCCGATCGCGGAAGCGCTGCGGCCCCTCGCCCGCCGGCTGCTGATCAACCAGCGCCACGACGGGCAGTGGCGCCAACTGCTCGACTTCCTTGCCACCCGAGGGTGGACGATGCACCCGGGCGATTGGATGCCGGGCGCGAACGACGAGGACGTTCCGGACGTTTATGCCGGCTGGCGCGACTGGGCCGCTCTGGCGGGCGGGAGCGATGCCGGGCGACGCTCCGGCCAACCTTTGTCAGAGGAGAGTTGGCAGGATTACGGCCCCGCCGGTCGCGCCGCGGCGCTGCACGCTCTGCGACGGAGCGATCCGGACGCCGCACGCGCTCTGCTCGTCTCCCGGCTGGCCGGCGAGCCCGCGGACTCGCGACTGCGGCTGGTGGCCGTGCTGGGCCAGCGTCTCTCGCTCGATGATCAGCCGTTGCTCGAAAACCTGCTCGGCGATCGCGCGCCGAAAGTGAAGGCACTCGCCGCCTCCCTGCTGGCGCGTCTCGGTGCCCGCGGCGACGCCGGCGAAGAGGCAGCTGAGCTTGCCGATTTCTTCAGCATCGAGACCAAGGGCTTTCTGCGCCGGGCCAAAGTGCTCGCACCCCGAGCGCTCAAAACAGCCGCGCAGCGGCAACGCCGCCACGAATTGCTCGCACGAATCGACTTCCCGTCCTTCGCCGCCGCGCTCGGCGCAGAGCCGGACGGGTTGCTGGCGCTGTGGCAATGGGGCTTGGACGAACAGGCCGACAACGGCTTCGCGACGATGATCGCCGGCTCGGCATCGGATGCGATTGTCGACGCCGTCTGCACCGTCCTCAGCGAGAATCCCGCCACGCACCATGGCAGCCTCGTCGCATTGCTGCCGCGGCTTTCACCGGCCGCCCGCGGCGCAGTGGCCGGGCGGTTCCTCACGGCGCGCGGCGGCAGCTTCGCGGCCGCGGCAGCGCTCGGCGCCGGCGCCTGCCGAATCGACGATCCTCTGCGCACGCCAGCCGGCGCGGCCCTGCTCGGGCAGATCGCCAGCGAGGATTCCGGCACGCGCGCTGCCGCCGCGGCCGAGCTGCACGCATTGGGCCTGGTCGCCTCGCGCGCCGCGGCGCAGCATGCCCTGGAGAGGCTTACGCGCGCGGGCATGCTTTCCGCCGACCCGACACTCGACATGGTACGGCTCAATGCCGGGCTCGACGACAATGGAGTGACCGAATGA
- a CDS encoding SWIM zinc finger family protein has product MAIDLRAVEQLATDQASLKAAAGLAKAGKWSAVGASSDGALIWGQCAGSGANPYRVMADLRDLGNKCTCPSRKFPCKHVLALLWLNAERIVPFAETETPDWVSDWLGRRRGGGAGRHATGEPSAPKDLEAARAPKAEMADPQAAVRREAAAAKRTEETQQAILDALDALEQWIGDQLRLGLGAFIDDATARCRRIAARMVDGKAAALAGRLDELPARLLALPMGERVRGAVVELGKLVLLARAFRARPRDPEIRRAVATTEPRETLLADPAAMRVTSTWEVLAELVETRRDGLVSQATWLLNLETGGPAFAMLLDFHPATAGRRASVFTPGERFAGELVFYPAALPVRAILLGRTPGPAEAAAAPWPRPIDEIGPQLMAPLLDQPWAIESPVLLPAGRLAADAAGALWWRAADGTTLPLADAVPRPLLGTALDAAAALWSNGRLTLLAAATPWGRLGARD; this is encoded by the coding sequence GTGGCAATCGATCTTAGAGCGGTGGAGCAGCTTGCGACCGATCAGGCGTCGCTGAAGGCTGCTGCCGGGCTCGCCAAAGCCGGCAAATGGTCCGCCGTGGGGGCGAGCTCCGACGGTGCCCTGATCTGGGGCCAGTGCGCCGGATCGGGCGCGAACCCCTATCGGGTGATGGCGGACCTGCGCGATCTCGGCAACAAATGCACGTGCCCGTCGCGCAAATTCCCGTGCAAGCATGTGCTTGCCCTGCTGTGGCTGAACGCCGAGAGGATCGTACCCTTCGCGGAGACGGAGACGCCCGATTGGGTCAGCGATTGGCTGGGCCGTCGGCGTGGCGGCGGTGCGGGCCGGCACGCCACCGGCGAGCCGAGCGCCCCGAAGGACCTTGAAGCGGCCCGCGCTCCCAAAGCAGAGATGGCGGATCCGCAAGCCGCTGTCCGACGAGAGGCCGCAGCCGCCAAGCGTACGGAAGAGACGCAGCAGGCGATCCTCGATGCGCTCGACGCACTCGAACAATGGATCGGCGACCAACTGCGCCTCGGGCTCGGCGCCTTCATCGACGATGCCACTGCGCGGTGCCGGCGGATCGCCGCGCGAATGGTCGACGGCAAGGCGGCCGCCCTGGCAGGGCGTCTGGACGAGCTGCCGGCGCGCCTGCTCGCCTTGCCGATGGGCGAGCGGGTGCGGGGCGCCGTGGTGGAGCTCGGCAAGCTGGTGCTGCTCGCGCGGGCGTTCCGGGCGCGACCGCGGGACCCGGAGATCCGCCGGGCGGTCGCCACCACCGAGCCGCGCGAGACGCTGCTCGCGGACCCGGCTGCGATGCGGGTGACGAGCACTTGGGAAGTGCTCGCCGAGCTCGTCGAAACGCGCCGCGATGGCCTGGTGTCGCAGGCCACCTGGCTCCTCAATCTCGAGACTGGCGGCCCCGCATTTGCGATGCTGCTCGATTTTCATCCGGCCACGGCAGGCCGGCGTGCCTCTGTGTTCACGCCCGGCGAACGCTTCGCAGGCGAGCTCGTTTTCTATCCCGCCGCTCTCCCGGTGCGTGCCATTCTGCTCGGCCGCACACCCGGACCCGCCGAGGCCGCGGCGGCACCTTGGCCACGCCCGATCGACGAGATCGGCCCGCAGCTTATGGCGCCGCTGCTCGACCAGCCCTGGGCGATCGAGTCTCCCGTCCTGCTTCCGGCCGGACGTCTTGCGGCCGATGCTGCCGGAGCGCTCTGGTGGCGGGCTGCGGACGGCACGACCCTGCCGCTGGCGGATGCGGTGCCGCGTCCGTTGCTCGGCACCGCTTTGGACGCCGCCGCGGCGCTCTGGTCGAACGGTCGCCTGACCCTGCTCGCGGCGGCGACGCCGTGGGGGAGGCTCGGCGCACGTGATTGA
- the kdpF gene encoding K(+)-transporting ATPase subunit F: MTLDLWLAAITALGLLAYLVAVLVRPERF, from the coding sequence ATGACCCTCGATCTCTGGCTCGCCGCGATCACCGCGCTCGGACTGCTCGCCTATCTGGTGGCGGTGCTCGTCCGCCCCGAACGCTTCTGA
- a CDS encoding DUF5682 family protein yields MAASVSLFGIRHHGPGSARRLVEALDALQPTAVLIEGPSDASDLLPLLADPEMVLPVSLLAYAEDDPANATFFPFADYSPEYQAVLWAVRNGALLRFIDLPATDRLARRAALAPGEEEEEEEEARLTARDEDPISRDPIGILAEAAGYADGESWWSDVIEENPHPGPVFGAVADAMSALRAETQGIAADEAAREAHMRLEIARATKETDGPVAVVCGAWHVPALAEKRSQADDRALLRGRPKTKVKATWAPWTTPRLARASGYGAGVAAPGWCAHLWQTRATSDGDTEWLTRIAGLLRDKGHFVSTASVIEAQRLAVGLAALRERPSPGFDELREAAISCLCFGNPVIWDEIAPELLVGTGVGAIPSAAPLAPLLEDLQRQQKTTRLKPEALERNLSVDLRSDSGLARSTLLHRLNVLDVPWGRLADAGRSRGTFRENWTLCWQPEFSVRLIEHLVYGSTIAEAASARIVERIAAEPELDRLAALVREAMIADLPRAVGSGIAALEHKAALTSDCRALLAALPSMADILRYGEARAGPAEHLALLMPRMVIEAALALPYAVRNLDPEAAEAMRDAILDADRAIALAELAGDVVESWYAGLERLLGDDQATRLVAGIAARLLYEAERLAAGDAIILLGRMLSPGTPIREAAGFFEGFLSGAGQRLIHDEGLRGAVDQWLLGLDEDSFVANLPLFRRVFSALDRMERRRLMDALLARGGRPGGGYRLLPGAAAAWPAHVARVTDLLQAGART; encoded by the coding sequence ATGGCGGCATCTGTCTCCCTGTTCGGAATCCGCCACCACGGGCCCGGCTCCGCCAGGCGCCTGGTGGAGGCGCTCGACGCGCTTCAACCCACGGCAGTTCTGATCGAGGGGCCGAGCGATGCCTCCGATCTCTTGCCCCTGCTCGCCGATCCGGAGATGGTGCTGCCGGTGTCGCTGCTGGCTTATGCCGAGGACGATCCCGCCAACGCGACCTTCTTCCCGTTCGCGGACTATTCGCCCGAATATCAGGCCGTGCTCTGGGCGGTGCGCAACGGAGCGCTTCTGCGCTTCATCGATCTTCCGGCGACCGACCGCCTGGCACGACGCGCGGCGCTGGCGCCGGGCGAGGAGGAGGAGGAGGAGGAGGAAGCGCGGCTCACCGCACGCGATGAGGATCCGATCAGCCGAGACCCGATCGGGATCCTGGCGGAGGCGGCCGGCTATGCCGACGGCGAATCCTGGTGGTCGGACGTGATCGAGGAGAATCCGCATCCGGGGCCGGTCTTCGGCGCAGTCGCCGATGCGATGTCCGCCCTGCGGGCGGAAACGCAGGGGATCGCCGCGGACGAAGCGGCGCGCGAGGCCCATATGCGTCTCGAAATCGCCCGCGCGACCAAGGAGACGGACGGTCCGGTGGCCGTGGTCTGCGGCGCCTGGCATGTTCCGGCGCTCGCCGAAAAGCGCAGCCAGGCAGACGACAGGGCGCTGCTGAGGGGGCGACCCAAGACGAAGGTGAAGGCAACATGGGCGCCGTGGACGACGCCGCGCCTCGCCCGCGCCAGCGGCTATGGCGCCGGCGTGGCTGCTCCGGGCTGGTGCGCACACCTCTGGCAGACTCGGGCGACTTCGGACGGCGACACCGAGTGGCTCACCCGTATTGCTGGCCTGCTGCGCGACAAGGGGCATTTCGTCTCGACGGCGTCGGTGATCGAAGCGCAGCGGCTGGCAGTCGGCCTCGCCGCCCTGCGCGAGCGCCCTTCCCCCGGTTTCGATGAGCTGCGCGAGGCGGCGATCTCCTGCCTCTGTTTCGGCAATCCCGTCATCTGGGACGAGATCGCGCCGGAGCTGCTGGTCGGCACGGGCGTGGGCGCGATCCCGTCCGCAGCCCCGCTGGCGCCTTTGCTCGAGGATCTGCAGCGGCAGCAGAAGACGACCCGGCTCAAGCCGGAAGCGCTCGAGCGCAATCTGTCGGTCGATCTGCGCAGCGACAGCGGACTGGCACGATCGACCCTGCTCCATCGCCTCAACGTGCTTGATGTACCCTGGGGACGGCTCGCCGATGCCGGTCGCAGCCGCGGCACCTTCCGTGAAAACTGGACGCTCTGCTGGCAGCCCGAATTCTCGGTCCGGCTGATCGAACATCTCGTCTACGGCTCGACCATCGCCGAAGCCGCGTCGGCCCGGATCGTCGAACGGATCGCGGCGGAGCCCGAACTGGACCGCCTCGCCGCCCTGGTCCGCGAGGCGATGATTGCCGATCTGCCGCGGGCGGTCGGCAGCGGCATTGCGGCGCTCGAGCACAAGGCTGCGCTTACCAGCGATTGTCGGGCTTTGTTGGCGGCGCTGCCCTCGATGGCCGACATCCTGCGCTATGGAGAAGCGCGTGCGGGGCCGGCCGAGCACCTCGCCTTGCTGATGCCGCGGATGGTGATCGAGGCCGCACTGGCGCTGCCTTATGCGGTGCGCAACCTCGACCCCGAAGCGGCCGAAGCGATGCGGGACGCCATTCTCGATGCCGACCGCGCCATCGCCCTTGCCGAGCTCGCCGGCGACGTGGTCGAGAGCTGGTATGCCGGGCTCGAACGCCTGCTCGGCGACGACCAGGCGACCCGGCTCGTCGCCGGCATCGCGGCGCGCCTGCTCTACGAGGCGGAGCGGCTCGCCGCCGGAGACGCAATCATACTGCTCGGCCGCATGCTCTCGCCTGGAACCCCGATCCGCGAGGCAGCGGGATTTTTCGAAGGCTTTCTCTCCGGTGCGGGCCAGCGCTTGATCCATGACGAAGGGCTGCGCGGCGCGGTCGATCAGTGGCTGCTCGGCCTTGATGAAGATTCGTTCGTCGCCAATCTGCCGCTGTTCCGAAGAGTCTTCTCGGCGCTCGATCGCATGGAGCGGCGGCGGCTGATGGATGCCTTGCTCGCGCGCGGTGGCCGCCCCGGCGGCGGCTATCGCTTGCTGCCCGGTGCGGCGGCCGCGTGGCCGGCCCATGTCGCCCGCGTAACGGACTTGCTGCAAGCGGGAGCCCGGACATGA